Proteins encoded together in one Coregonus clupeaformis isolate EN_2021a chromosome 30, ASM2061545v1, whole genome shotgun sequence window:
- the LOC121546040 gene encoding sorting nexin-21-like, whose product MASKLLDRLRRTLFKEGEVVSREPIDVQEDSFPESSELEDDTECLSERLGGTLRFDVESAMESEDPGEASGPDSDSDFLGESVEDGFSSTDTSPVGPSPGGSSLLTHQLQESWRSWRSRSVPDKLVFEVTDASVVQESSSKYVLYTIHVIQSGMFDKTPAVITRRYTDFERLHSRLRRCHRVDMERVCFPRKKLRKNFVAETIAKRSRAFEQYLTHMHSLAELRSSATFLEFFYLGDLQAGQMLMRMGRYQEGLGPLLNGLRLQEKLGCEQQGKQQPHHQQRTHWLFTLLALVTCFQELEQLGEAQEYCDRALKDLAPSPEALQQHHFHPLLIPLLQANVRLSWKISKDKRRWEVLLQEIQDSGADVGNQPSLKEYLIKEALVESEGDTKAKVKGDNIT is encoded by the exons ATGGCTTCTAAGCTATTGGACAGACTGCGACGGACACTGTTCAAAGAAGGAGAAGTAGTCTCTAGGGAGCCAATTGATGTACAAGAGGACAGCTTCCCAGAGAGTTCTGAGTTAGAGGACGATACAGAGTGTCTATCAGAGCGGCTTGGGGGAACACTCCGCTTCGATGTGGAGAGCGCCATGGAATCAGAAGACCCAGGTGAGGCCTCAGGACCAGACAGTGATTCGGACTTCCTTGGAGAGTCCGTAGAGGATGGATTCAGCAGCACAG aCACCAGCCCAGTGGGCCCATCTCCAGGAGGCTCATCCCTGCTCACACATCAGCTGCAGGAGagctggaggagctggaggagccgTAGTGTGCCTGACAAGCTGGTGTTTGAAGTGACTGATGCCAGTGTGGTGCAAGAGAGCTCCTCCAAGTATGTG ctCTACACCATCCATGTGATCCAGTCTGGGATGTTTGACAAAACCCCCGCCGTCATCACCCGGCGATACACCGACTTCGAGCGTCTGCACAGCCGACTTCGTCGTTGTCACAGGGTCGACATGGAGCGCGTCTGTTTCCCCCGCAAGAAGCTGCGTAAGAACTTTGTGGCCGAGACCATCGCCAAGCGTAGCCGGGCGTTTGAGCAGTACCTGACCCACATGCACTCGCTGGCTGAGCTACGGAGCTCGGCCACCTTCCTGGAGTTCTTCTACCTGGGTGACCTGCAGGCTGGTCAGATGCTGATGCGTATGGGCCGTTACCAGGAGGGCCTGGGCCCTCTGCTCAACGGCCTGAGGCTCCAGGAGAAGCTAGGCTGTGAGCAGCAGGGGAAGCAGCAGCCTCACCACCAGCAGCGCACTCACTGGCTCTTCACCCTGCTGGCCCTGGTGACCTGCTTCCAGGAGCTGGAGCAACTGGGGGAGGCCCAGGAGTACTGTGATCGAGCCTTGAAGGACCTGGCCCCCTCACCGGAGGCCCTGCAGCAGCACCACTTTCACCCACTGCTCATCCCGCTCCTCCAGGCAAACGTCAGACTGTCGTGGAAGATCTCCAAGGATAAGCGGCGGTGGGAGGTGCTGCTGCAGGAGATCCAGGACTCTGGGGCTGATGTAGGGAACCAGCCCAGCCTGAAGGAGTACCTGATAAAGGAAGCCCTGGTGGAGAGCGAGGGAGACACTAAGGCCAAGGTCAAAGGGGACAACATCACTTAA